One Bradyrhizobium zhanjiangense DNA segment encodes these proteins:
- a CDS encoding flavin reductase family protein, whose product MAHQKFPQGADRHSVDATEFRRAMGNLAGGVAIVATGADADRRGLTVSSVTSLCMDPPCLLVGINASSETHDAILANGSFAVSLLGSDQQDLALRFAGRDGVKGAQRFTTAPWDQGLLDVPVLRGAIGAVECELYQHQAVGTHGIFIGRIVATRGGDGGPLVNFQGALCTLLHS is encoded by the coding sequence ATGGCTCACCAGAAGTTTCCGCAAGGAGCCGATCGTCACTCGGTCGATGCCACGGAGTTTCGCCGTGCCATGGGAAATCTGGCCGGCGGCGTCGCCATCGTGGCGACCGGCGCGGATGCCGACCGGCGAGGGCTGACTGTCAGCTCGGTCACCTCGCTCTGCATGGATCCGCCCTGCCTGCTGGTCGGCATCAATGCGAGCTCCGAGACCCATGACGCGATCCTCGCCAATGGCAGCTTTGCCGTCAGCCTGCTCGGCAGCGACCAGCAGGATCTGGCGCTGCGCTTCGCCGGCCGCGACGGCGTCAAGGGTGCCCAGCGTTTTACGACCGCGCCCTGGGACCAAGGCTTGCTCGACGTTCCCGTGTTGCGGGGGGCGATTGGCGCGGTCGAATGCGAGCTCTACCAGCACCAGGCGGTCGGCACTCACGGCATCTTCATCGGCCGGATCGTGGCGACGCGCGGCGGAGACGGCGGCCCTCTGGTCAATTTCCAGGGCGCGCTGTGCACCCTGCTGCATTCGTGA
- a CDS encoding NUDIX hydrolase produces MAKSSKLVVAKKGRVLMVRRRRDGLWMFPGGRRRAGESDRRCLRREIKEELPKLKLGPLKLWKEVKAKNRRSGRRMSDAIFLAKKVSGRLKVGDKKEIDRAVWRKPHGARLTPTSRYIRDRLFPRRGRR; encoded by the coding sequence ATGGCGAAATCGTCGAAGCTGGTCGTCGCAAAGAAAGGCCGCGTCCTGATGGTAAGACGCAGGCGCGACGGGCTCTGGATGTTTCCAGGCGGCCGCCGGCGAGCCGGCGAGAGCGACAGGCGCTGCCTTCGTCGTGAGATCAAGGAGGAGCTCCCCAAGCTGAAGCTTGGGCCGCTGAAACTCTGGAAGGAAGTGAAGGCGAAGAATCGCCGGTCCGGTCGCCGCATGAGTGATGCGATTTTCCTGGCAAAGAAAGTGTCAGGGCGCTTGAAGGTTGGCGACAAGAAGGAGATCGATAGAGCAGTTTGGCGTAAGCCGCATGGCGCCAGATTGACTCCGACCTCGCGCTACATTCGCGATAGGCTGTTTCCAAGGCGAGGGCGTCGCTAA
- a CDS encoding zinc-dependent alcohol dehydrogenase, which yields MRAAVLQDIRDIRVLDIPEPRPVAEDDLIVRVKAVGVCGSDLHSYLEGGTTGPTRVRPFVLGHEFSGVLTPDSARKAGLSADALVAVDPSIPCGHCEWCHRGHTNLCPNVKFLGYAPHNGAMAEFVCVPRSAVHLVPDSIDPAGAAILETLGVAIHAMDLARPRLLESVAVLGCGPVGLLLVQLARLAGAGKIIAIDPVEQRTTLACDLGADVACRSYAGVGDITEGRGVDLVIEATDSSHGFEHAARCARIGGRLVLVGIPENNQYVLSGAESRRKGLSIKFSRRMPEVYPRAIALARGGQVKLTPLATHHFSLDQTPAAFEQQVARRDGIIKAIICP from the coding sequence ATGCGCGCTGCGGTGCTCCAGGACATTCGCGATATCCGCGTCCTCGATATTCCCGAACCGAGGCCGGTGGCGGAGGACGATCTCATCGTCCGCGTCAAGGCGGTCGGCGTCTGCGGCAGCGATCTGCATTCCTACCTCGAGGGCGGAACGACCGGCCCGACGCGCGTCAGGCCGTTCGTCCTCGGCCATGAATTCTCGGGCGTCCTCACGCCGGACTCGGCACGCAAGGCGGGACTCTCGGCCGATGCGTTGGTGGCTGTCGATCCTTCCATTCCATGCGGCCATTGTGAATGGTGTCACCGCGGCCATACCAATCTTTGCCCCAATGTGAAGTTCCTCGGGTACGCGCCACACAATGGCGCCATGGCCGAATTTGTCTGCGTGCCCAGATCCGCCGTGCATTTGGTGCCTGACAGCATCGACCCGGCCGGCGCAGCAATCCTGGAGACGCTCGGCGTCGCGATCCATGCCATGGACCTGGCGCGTCCGCGACTTCTTGAATCCGTGGCGGTGCTTGGCTGCGGGCCGGTGGGGTTGTTGTTGGTGCAACTCGCGCGGCTCGCCGGTGCCGGAAAGATCATTGCGATCGACCCGGTCGAGCAGCGTACTACGCTAGCGTGCGACCTCGGTGCGGATGTGGCGTGCCGTAGCTACGCCGGGGTCGGGGACATCACCGAAGGCCGCGGCGTCGATCTGGTGATCGAGGCGACCGATTCCTCGCACGGCTTCGAGCATGCGGCGCGCTGTGCGCGTATCGGCGGCCGGCTCGTTCTCGTCGGCATTCCCGAGAACAACCAGTACGTCCTGAGCGGTGCGGAGTCGCGCCGAAAGGGCTTATCAATCAAGTTTTCGCGTCGCATGCCGGAGGTTTATCCGCGGGCCATCGCGCTTGCGCGGGGAGGGCAGGTCAAGCTCACGCCGCTGGCGACGCACCACTTCTCGCTTGACCAGACGCCTGCCGCGTTCGAGCAACAGGTCGCGCGACGAGATGGAATCATCAAGGCGATCATTTGCCCGTAG
- a CDS encoding sugar-binding transcriptional regulator yields MTDQTILRVAWLYYMENLTQAEIGERLGLTRARVNRMLSDARQTGIVNISLNSAFASCTELEHRLRRECGLEDAVVIPTPENPEQVGSLIGMAAGAYLSKFLEQKRPRIIGIGWGATLRETIRYVTPADYPELSIVSMMGGLSRGLELNTFEIAGELAHRLHAQCSYLAAPIFASSRRSRDTFLAQEVYQEVLNSVEQIDLALLSMGDLTPRSLLVRHGLPPDVRIEHLRAAGAVGDVLAQFLDKSGRPIDHGINSRAIALPLEKLARVPTSMLIAGGLNKAPIIAAVLRGRIGKVLVTDENAAVAALKLIDKQK; encoded by the coding sequence GTGACTGATCAAACCATCCTGCGGGTCGCCTGGCTCTACTACATGGAGAACCTGACCCAGGCCGAGATCGGCGAGCGGCTGGGGCTGACGCGTGCCCGCGTCAACCGCATGTTGTCGGATGCCCGGCAGACCGGCATCGTCAACATCAGCCTCAACTCCGCCTTTGCGAGCTGCACGGAGCTGGAGCACCGGTTGCGTCGCGAGTGCGGCCTCGAGGATGCAGTCGTCATCCCGACCCCGGAGAACCCCGAGCAGGTCGGAAGCCTGATCGGGATGGCGGCGGGAGCGTATTTGTCGAAATTCCTTGAGCAGAAGCGGCCGCGCATCATCGGTATCGGCTGGGGCGCGACCTTGCGCGAGACCATCCGCTACGTCACGCCGGCGGACTACCCCGAGCTCTCCATCGTCTCCATGATGGGCGGCCTGTCGCGCGGACTCGAGCTCAACACCTTCGAAATCGCGGGCGAGCTCGCCCACCGGCTGCACGCCCAGTGCAGCTATCTGGCCGCCCCGATTTTTGCCAGCAGCCGGCGCTCGCGTGACACCTTCCTGGCCCAGGAGGTCTATCAGGAGGTGCTGAACAGCGTCGAGCAGATCGATCTTGCGCTGTTGAGCATGGGAGATCTGACTCCGCGATCGCTGCTGGTGCGGCACGGTCTGCCGCCGGACGTACGTATCGAGCATTTGCGGGCCGCAGGCGCCGTCGGCGACGTGCTCGCGCAGTTTCTCGACAAATCCGGCCGGCCGATCGATCACGGCATCAACAGCCGCGCCATCGCACTGCCGCTCGAAAAGTTGGCGCGCGTGCCGACCTCGATGCTGATTGCCGGGGGCCTCAACAAGGCGCCGATCATCGCCGCGGTGCTGCGCGGTCGGATCGGTAAGGTCCTGGTGACGGACGAGAACGCCGCCGTCGCCGCGCTGAAGCTGATCGACAAGCAAAAATAG